atttttGATCATTTTGAGGCAACAACTCAGGTACTTCATATGTACTAACATTTAGAGAATTGTTTTTAGTGCTTTTTGTGTCTTGTAGATTTGTTATTAAATGTTCAGATCCATTGCCTTTTTAAtccttgttttctttaatttatCAAAAGTTGCTTTACGACAATGTCTTTAATTTGAATATTTCAAGAGGAGATGAATTTGTTCAAAATTTGGTACGTTTGATATTTGTTAATTAGTTATAGACGGCAACTAATTCTTTGCTTTCAGTGACTTCAAGCTAAGAAAGACTTGTGTCCAGAGATATACTACTAGTTTATGTGAGTAGTACATTCGGCAAATTCTACTAGTATAAACTTGTTTAAGTTGCTGActtgttcttgtgaattttttTTGATTAATAGAATATGCCTCAAGACAGTCTGAGATCAGCTGTATACAGATCCTTTGTGacatgtgatgacccgaaaggtgtTGTGGAATGTAAGACAATTAGAAAATCCAAGAATGACCATCCAAAGATGGAAGGAAAACAAAGAACATGCAGCCATTTGAATGCGTCTTCATCGTCATCAATCTGCAAAGGAATGGCGGCAGATGAGTTATATTCCTCATCTTCCATCCAGCTAATGGAGGTGTCCAGAGAAGCTCAAAAGCTGAATCAAGTGATTGACTCATGGTCTAAGGGTATCACCCTTGAAACGCATTCTAAAGATATCGCCAAAGATTTGTTGAAAGGAGCTCTTGATTTACAGGAGTCGCTAGTGATGCTAGGAAAGCTGCAAGAAGCTTCACAACATATGGCTAAGTTGAAGAAAGATCAGAAAGATGGAATATGCATTGGAAGGACTAAGTCCGAGAGGATTTCAGATCACAGGTTTAATCGGCTTGAGTTTCAGAAACCAAGATTTTCTGTTGATGGGGCTTCCCAAGATTGTTTTGATGAGCTGAGGGAAGTGATAAGAGAGAGCTTTGCTAGACAAAATCTGTTGCCACCAACTTGTGCTTCagaaaatgatagaaggaaaGTGGAATTATCACCAGATCTCCCCTTTACCAGCTTCACTAGCTCAAGTGACTCCTCCTTTGAAAAGGCTAGTCTTGGTAGAAGTAAAATGATTACATCATCGGATGCCCCATCAACTAGCTCAAGCCGGTCCTCCATGGTTCAATCCCAAGAGGTTAGCTCTTTTGGTTATTCTCCACCCAAGGTTCAATCCCAAGACGGGCCAAATTTAATTGCAAGACTGATGGGTCTTGAAGAGATTCCTAGAAAGCCTCAGCACTTGGAGAACGAAAGGGTTATCAAGCAGAGCAGACCTATATTTGAAATAGATTTGCCAAAGGCAAAGAAGCCAACATCCATCGCTCAGAAGGTGGATGCAAAAAGAAGAACATTGGATGAAATTATTGAAACCATGCATTTCAAGGGGCTTTTGAGAAGAAAGTCTAATCATGGAACTCCTCAATTATTAAATAAGTTTGTTGATGATTCTCCACCCATTGTGATCATGAAGCCTCTGTATGGTCTAGACTCGCAGGCTGAAAGGTTTCCTCCCTCTAACCATGAAGAAAATCCATCAGGCAATAGAAACACAACTGGAAAAGGGGATGTAAAAGAAGAAACTTCACCTGAAAACTCTGATGATAAGAAGGGAGCATTGGATTCCACCATATATAGGAAATTGCAGACaggaaaatatcaaaataatagaTTCAGTAAAGGAAAAGGGAGCAATGATCGTGGTGAAGCACCTGCGAAATCAAAGACTCTTGATGTTCTGGTTCATGGAAAACAGCCTAATAATGCAAAGATTAGAGCTTCTTCTCCTGGCAAGTATCGTGGTGAAGCACCTGCAAAATCAAAGACTCTTGATGTTCTGGTTCATGGAAAACAGACTAATCATACAAAGATTAGAGCTTCTTCTCCTGGCAAGTATCGTGGTGCAAAATCAAGGGCTCTTGATGTTCTGAGTCAAGAAAAACAGCCTAATACGAAGTTCAGAGCTTCTTCTCCTGGCAAGGATCGTGGTGAAGTACCTGCAAATTCAAAGATTCTTGAAGTTGTGATTCAGGAAAAAGAGCCTAGTACAAGGACTAGAGCTTCTTCTCCTGGAAAGACCCTGCAACCAAAGAAAGAAGCAATTGAAAAAAGAGAGGACGGGACTCAACGAGTAGCTCCTGCTATGAGAAAATCTAAAGAAATGAAAAATGTCAAATTCAACGACAGTGCTAAATTTCAGGACCAAGGCAAGATGAGCACTATGAAAATGAGAAAACCCGAGAGAAATGCACTGGTTGCACAAGCAAAAAGTACTATATCAGATCCCACCTCGAAGCGCATAACAACCACTGCATCTGATAACTCCAGTAAGAGGAAGAAGAATGTTAAAGCTGACAAGTCCGTCAAGAGTACCCCAATTGCTACAGTGAGTACATAGTTATAACTGATATTTTCGAGTCTTCTTTCTTCTGGAAGCTATGTTTCTCATCTCACGTGTTATTATTTATTGTCCAATTTCCTTTTTCTAACACAGAATTAGGGGACACTGTTCTGTACATGTTGGTCCTTCTGTGGAAATTAGCTTAGGAGGATTTTTTTAGTATGGCCCCAGACTAATGAAATGTATTGATACAGGTTGACAACACGGAACACAAGGATGAAAATGTAGAAATGGTGCAGGCAGCGGAGAAAGACACAGATATAGCCATAACAAAAGTTACATCCTCAGAAGAGCTTCAGTTAGAACAAGTGGCTGATATCTTTGAGAATCTTGTCATCGGTAAGGCACTTATTTCCATGCAATTGTTCAGGTTATATTAGAACATGTTGTTTGCAATTATTCATCATATATAGGCTTTCAAGTAACTATTTCCAGGGAATAACCTTAAGTGTTGCaatgtagttatatatatatatatatatatatatatatagacagaCCAAACATACAGAGTATTTATATTCTTCCTTTGCAGCTGAGAAtatctgttttcttctttttggcgaaataATATATGCGACAATACTGTATACTGTTTAGTAGACACGCGGCAGGTGCATATAACCAAAAAATTAAACGAAAGATCTGGTGGACTCAAAAAGCTTCCATAAAATCTGTATATATATCCAATATTCTTGAGAAACTATATAAAGTTGTTTTCTAGTAAAACATATGGATTTTGTATCTTGATTACTGTCTTTCTGGGTGAAAGTTCCTAAACTTGTAAAGAGATCAAGGGTTGGAAAATCTGCAAGCAGTAATTGAAGTAGTCTAATGCACTTCAACCTTTTGCAGCCAGACACACAAAAGGTTGTAATAATTATAGTTCCTCGAGAAAAAGCTTTGGTCAATGGTAGCCACTGTTTGCCATGTACATATTTACCTCTTTCTTGTTCCATCCGTTCAAGAACCATGATAGACAGATGACAATCTGAAAGCTGTTACACATGGAAAAGCTACTTCTGGTCATCCATCAGTCAGGCTCCAGTTTTCCTTTAGTGAGATTTATCTGTTTGGATGGTGAAAAAATTCTAATAAAATATAATACTTCTTCTATTGCAGATAATATTGCCAATGGTGAAAGTTTCCCTTGTGAATCTAGTGTGCGATTAGTGGAGCATACTAACTGTAACATCGATCTAGACTTCACTGAGAATGAAAACTTCAACTCCAGAGCCACTACAAGGTATTTACTGTTGAGCAGTGAATCATTCCTCTGTCAGTCCGAGGAGCTATTTGAAACAGATGCATGGGAACCAACTGTATGGCAGATAACAAGTGTAGATCATGAAATCGCTGATAGCAGACTCTTACTTGATTGTGCAAATGAGTTGTTAGAAAATAGAAGGTCTCAATGTGCACTGGCAGTTGATCCGTTATCACTGAAGATGCGAAAAATTCCTACATCTTTTGACAAGTTGGTGAATGAAATTTGTGACAGGATTGAAGTTTTGGGAAGTTACCATAAGGTTGCTGGGAAGAACCTTTCAGCAGATGCTCTTCATCCACTGCTAGAAAGAGATCTATGGTGTAAGGGAGTGGTCAGCAGTGCATGGGATTTGGGTTGGAGAACTGGATTAACTAATAATGAAGTTGAACAAGTAGTGACTGATATTGAGAAGTTTCTTTTAACTGGATTTATCGATGATGTTTTGACTGACTTCATACTATAGCACTAGTACATATTCACGTTGGCGATTTAGGAGCTTGACTTGTATAATCTGTAAATAAGATAGACGAGTTgaaaaaggtcttgaagaagcTGGGGTTTCGGAATAACATGAAGTTTACTAGCTCAAATTACATTTTAATGCTGAGTTGATCTTGAATTTATACATTTATTGCTGATATAGTTTTACAAATACAGATATCATTTGTTTTTACAACTCCACAAATGATCTCCTTCAATTAGTAGTATTTTTGCTATTGAAGGGCATCTTCCTGATCCACAAGTATGGACTCTTTCTATTGATTAATTCACTTCTAAGTACTATGCAAGAAATAGTTAAAGCACGATGAATACTGCACTTTACTCAAAATAACATTTGGTAGGATGTATTAGGGAAAATAAAATATGTATTAATTTTGCTATTATTAATTCCTTGTTTGGTAGTATTTTTTAACCTATGATTAACTAATAtctgtattagttatacatcttATTCAGCACTATTCTTATACATAGCAAACTATTACATTAGTAATGCCATATTTTTAATACATGGATAAGCATATATAAAGACAGAACTGCTCTTTTAAAACTTTTTCCATATCCTTTCCAATGAATGTGGAGGGTATATTTGTAAATAaccaaatttttaaagaaattatgCAATGCATGTTATATTTAATATACCAAACCAAACAGTTAATAAGAAATAATTCTATCATAATTAATTCAAGCATAACTAATCTCAACATTACTAATACATCATATTCAGTATAATTCTTGTACACCCTACCAAACAAAACGACCCCTAAGTGCACTACTCATCGACATCAAAGTTGCATACCTTTTAATCAGATGTACCATGGAATGATCACACACAACACCCAATAGGGGCCCACCTTAAACTGTaaatttgaagaataaaaattgAAGACACAAGCTAAATCATAAAGCAAGTTAACTACATTAGACATAGATGAGTGGTGGAGTTCAAACATCAAAAGAACCATACAGGAAGAGGCAGAAAGCAGCCCCTTTTGCTTTGTTACTTCCCCTCAAACACAGCATTTTCTCTTTTTATGGGAATTGGTAAGGAACCAGTAAAAGTTGAAAAAGACCTACTACTTACTGGCATCTTTTAACTTGGAAAGAACCAGAATACCCAACACATACTACTGTATATTGGGCATAATTCCTTCTGATCACTTAGCCATTATTTATGTGCAAAGGCAAACCATTTCAGCTATAGTCCACCAACTAACTAGTATAGCACCTAAGTCAACTATCAGCTTTCTTTACCTCATGTTTTCATCTGCAATCTTAATCAAATCATAGAACCAAGCGGAACTGGGTCTGTCAAAACTACCTTGATCATGCATTTATGGTGTGTTTGGcatgaaggaaaacattttctgtttttaattttttcatgtttgattggcttaaatattttggaaagtattttgctcatgaactcattttcctctgATTGGAGCAAAATATTTTTCCTatcaaaagaagggaaaatattttccaatacTCTTTTTCAACCTTCTCCACCCTATTCCACATCCCTACCAACCCACAACAACCCACCTCCACCTGtattggtaaaaaaaaaaaagtataacACGTGGATTAATAGTATGATGACAGGTGT
The Nicotiana sylvestris chromosome 11, ASM39365v2, whole genome shotgun sequence DNA segment above includes these coding regions:
- the LOC104245359 gene encoding uncharacterized protein; this translates as MPQDSLRSAVYRSFVTCDDPKGVVECKTIRKSKNDHPKMEGKQRTCSHLNASSSSSICKGMAADELYSSSSIQLMEVSREAQKLNQVIDSWSKGITLETHSKDIAKDLLKGALDLQESLVMLGKLQEASQHMAKLKKDQKDGICIGRTKSERISDHRFNRLEFQKPRFSVDGASQDCFDELREVIRESFARQNLLPPTCASENDRRKVELSPDLPFTSFTSSSDSSFEKASLGRSKMITSSDAPSTSSSRSSMVQSQEVSSFGYSPPKVQSQDGPNLIARLMGLEEIPRKPQHLENERVIKQSRPIFEIDLPKAKKPTSIAQKVDAKRRTLDEIIETMHFKGLLRRKSNHGTPQLLNKFVDDSPPIVIMKPLYGLDSQAERFPPSNHEENPSGNRNTTGKGDVKEETSPENSDDKKGALDSTIYRKLQTGKYQNNRFSKGKGSNDRGEAPAKSKTLDVLVHGKQPNNAKIRASSPGKYRGEAPAKSKTLDVLVHGKQTNHTKIRASSPGKYRGAKSRALDVLSQEKQPNTKFRASSPGKDRGEVPANSKILEVVIQEKEPSTRTRASSPGKTLQPKKEAIEKREDGTQRVAPAMRKSKEMKNVKFNDSAKFQDQGKMSTMKMRKPERNALVAQAKSTISDPTSKRITTTASDNSSKRKKNVKADKSVKSTPIATVDNTEHKDENVEMVQAAEKDTDIAITKVTSSEELQLEQVADIFENLVIDNIANGESFPCESSVRLVEHTNCNIDLDFTENENFNSRATTRYLLLSSESFLCQSEELFETDAWEPTVWQITSVDHEIADSRLLLDCANELLENRRSQCALAVDPLSLKMRKIPTSFDKLVNEICDRIEVLGSYHKVAGKNLSADALHPLLERDLWCKGVVSSAWDLGWRTGLTNNEVEQVVTDIEKFLLTGFIDDVLTDFIL